Proteins found in one Brassica rapa cultivar Chiifu-401-42 unplaced genomic scaffold, CAAS_Brap_v3.01 Scaffold0438, whole genome shotgun sequence genomic segment:
- the LOC117130392 gene encoding uncharacterized protein LOC117130392 yields MVKTALGGRGLWSHCLTDAPKLSKTAGSNESSADGESGSKSVSEEKWEQEDLKVLSILHCSLSPSILEAYSYCESAKDLWSTLNKIYGNISNISRVFEIKKSINILSLLDEEFTAHLGKFRALWSELEMLRPQSVDPEVLIERREQDKVFGLLLTLSPAYSALIQHILRSEKLPTLEEVCSQVQKEEGTIGLFGTKETLSFASQAERSSQPNKAPYKKGDRRGLKCEHCKRDGHTKERCWILNPSLKPAEFK; encoded by the coding sequence ATGGTGAAGACAGCTCTAGGAGGGAGAGGCTTATGGAGCCATTGCCTCACGGATGCTCCAAAGCTCTCCAAGACTGCCGGTTCAAATGAAAGCTCAGCAGATGGTGAATCCGGTTCCAAATCTGTATCTGAGGAGAAGTGGGAACAAGAAGACCTCAAGGTCTTATCCATTCTCCATTGCTCACTGTCTCCATCCATCCTTGAAGCATACTCATACTGTGAGAGTGCTAAAGACCTTTGGAGTACACTTAACAAGATATATGGGAACATCTCCAACATCAGCCGAGTATTTGAGATCAAGAAGTCCATCAACATCCTATCCCTTTTGGATGAGGAGTTCACTGCGCATCTAGGCAAGTTCAGAGCCCTTTGGTCTGAGCTAGAGATGCTTAGACCCCAATCTGTTGATCCGGAGGTGTTGattgaaagaagggagcaagacAAGGTGTTTGGCCTATTACTCACCCTCAGCCCTGCCTACAGCGCCTTGATTCAACATATCTTGAGGTCTGAGAAGCTCCCAACACTTGAAGAAGTGTGTTCCCAAGTCCAAAAGGAGGAGGGAACAATCGGGCTGTTTGGAACAAAGGAAACACTCTCCTTTGCTTCTCAAGCTGAAAGAAGCTCTCAGCCCAACAAGGCGCCTTACAAGAAGGGGGATAGGAGAGGCCTGAagtgtgagcattgcaagagggatgggcacaccaaggagaggtgttggatactgaatccaagcctcaaacctgccgagttcaagtga